A part of Gracilimonas sp. genomic DNA contains:
- the rplM gene encoding 50S ribosomal protein L13, with translation MDTLSFKTYSAKPSDIEKNWVLIDAEDQPLGRLSSEVAKILRGKTKPTFTPHMDTGDNVIVINAEKVKLTGKKMTDKTYFRHTFYPGGERFETAAEMLEKDPTSLVTTAVKGMLPKTKLGNKIATNLRVYAGPVHPHTAQEPEIIEL, from the coding sequence GTGGACACATTAAGTTTTAAAACATACTCAGCTAAACCCAGCGATATTGAAAAGAACTGGGTACTCATTGATGCTGAAGATCAGCCTTTGGGTCGCCTGAGTAGCGAAGTAGCAAAAATTTTGAGAGGTAAAACAAAGCCTACCTTCACCCCACATATGGATACAGGCGATAACGTAATTGTTATCAATGCTGAAAAGGTGAAGCTGACTGGTAAGAAAATGACGGATAAAACATACTTCCGTCACACCTTTTACCCGGGCGGAGAGCGATTTGAAACAGCAGCTGAGATGTTGGAGAAGGATCCAACTTCTTTAGTAACTACTGCTGTGAAGGGCATGCTTCCTAAAACCAAGTTGGGCAATAAAATTGCTACCAACTTGAGAGTTTATGCCGGCCCCGTACATCCGCATACTGCACAAGAACCAGAAATCATTGAGCTTTAA